The following proteins are co-located in the Hydrogenophaga sp. RAC07 genome:
- a CDS encoding Lrp/AsnC family transcriptional regulator: MEEIAIDEADLRLLDLLQTDASQSNQSLAEQAHLSPPTSLRRTKRLRQLGLIEREVAILSADRLAPVLGHGLTALVEITLERQGAEWLDAFEARVLPVTQVQQCYRVSPGPDFMLVVHCHDMPDYLALAQRLFTSDANVRNIKAFFSLKRAKFDPRLALPVKPSP; the protein is encoded by the coding sequence ATGGAAGAAATCGCGATCGACGAAGCGGACTTGCGCCTGCTCGATCTGCTTCAAACAGACGCTTCGCAGAGCAACCAGAGCCTGGCGGAACAGGCGCACCTGTCGCCGCCCACCAGCCTGCGGCGCACCAAACGGCTGCGCCAGCTGGGTCTGATCGAGCGCGAAGTGGCCATCCTGAGCGCCGATCGCCTGGCGCCGGTGCTCGGGCACGGGCTCACTGCTCTGGTGGAGATCACGCTGGAGCGCCAGGGCGCCGAATGGCTCGACGCGTTCGAGGCGCGTGTGCTGCCCGTGACGCAGGTGCAACAGTGCTACCGCGTCAGCCCCGGGCCCGATTTCATGCTGGTGGTCCATTGCCACGACATGCCGGACTACCTCGCGCTTGCCCAGCGCCTGTTCACCAGCGACGCCAACGTTCGCAACATCAAGGCGTTTTTCAGTCTCAAGCGCGCCAAATTCGACCCGCGGCTGGCCTTGCCAGTGAAACCGTCCCCGTGA
- a CDS encoding DUF2726 domain-containing protein has translation MNTTWIAVLGALAVLGLVALAVWRFRSTRESSGREDRYSPERLMTPEQAQMLDYLQDTFPGQVVLPNLLLRDLLSVRRAANRKRAEDRLNKQKVDFVVCGDDGKPTFAFDIEQHPLSNARHKAHMVKMKNRILKSAGVRFVFLKNGLHRMPSPADFRKQLNLAELPKPIVKEKEKEDDRDSRLQQLESQLSEFDSINTNTAFRDSEVMGLSGLMDLNQETRRGGFSSAYSNSGFNAPRKSGERSGPSSKSPGESRFDSMDVRGGR, from the coding sequence ATGAACACGACGTGGATTGCTGTGCTGGGAGCGCTGGCCGTGCTGGGCCTGGTGGCGCTGGCCGTCTGGCGCTTTCGCTCCACCCGCGAATCGTCGGGCCGCGAAGACCGCTACAGCCCGGAACGCCTGATGACGCCCGAGCAGGCCCAGATGCTGGACTACTTGCAGGACACCTTTCCTGGCCAGGTGGTGCTGCCCAACCTGCTGCTCAGAGACCTGCTGTCGGTGCGCCGCGCCGCCAACCGCAAACGCGCCGAAGACCGCCTGAACAAACAGAAGGTGGACTTTGTGGTGTGCGGCGACGACGGCAAGCCCACCTTCGCCTTCGACATCGAACAACACCCCCTGAGCAACGCCCGGCACAAGGCCCACATGGTGAAGATGAAGAACCGCATCCTCAAGAGCGCCGGCGTGCGCTTCGTGTTTCTCAAGAACGGCCTGCACCGCATGCCCTCCCCGGCGGATTTTCGCAAGCAGCTCAACCTGGCCGAGCTGCCCAAACCCATCGTGAAAGAGAAAGAAAAGGAAGACGATCGGGACAGCCGCCTTCAGCAACTGGAGAGCCAGCTCTCGGAATTCGACTCGATCAACACCAACACGGCGTTCCGCGATTCCGAAGTGATGGGTCTGAGCGGCCTGATGGACCTGAACCAGGAAACCCGCCGCGGCGGCTTCAGCAGCGCCTACAGCAACAGCGGCTTCAACGCGCCGCGCAAAAGCGGCGAACGCAGCGGGCCCAGCAGCAAGTCACCGGGAGAGAGCCGCTTCGATTCCATGGACGTGCGCGGCGGCCGTTGA